A window of Nitrospirota bacterium genomic DNA:
GCCACGTCGCCGTACCGCCCTTGTGCAAGATCGGCAAAAAAGTCTGAAAAATGAGCAAGCGTGGTTTCGCCGTTCAGCCTGAACGACAGGGTGTCAAAATGAAAATGCTCCTGCGGGCCTCCGACGGCCCTGCTTTTCATTCCCTTCCCCGCCGCCCGCTCCCCCGCGAAAAGAGGATCAACCAGGGGGACCGGGACGAGAGCATTCGCTGTCCTGAACTGTATTGCCCGGGGGTTGATGGCCTCGATGCGGTCCATGGCTTCGACTATCTGCTCTTCCGGGGCGAGGTCGGTCTTGTTCACCAGGATTATGTCGGCGTTCGAGATCTGGTCCTCGAAGAAGCTGCCGTACATGCCCGAATCATAGAGCTCGGTGAACTCCGTGGCATCGATGATGCCGATCACGGTTGCGCTGCCGATTCCCGCGCTCGAGACCGCCTCGAGCACCCCCGAGGCGGAAGCCACGCCGGAGGGCTCGATCACCAGATGCTCCGGGGAGAACTCCCGCATGATCTTCTGGATCGTCGTGATAAGGTCGAACTTGAGCGTGCAGCACACGCACCCGCTCGGCAGTTCAATGGTCTCGATGCCGCCTGCGGAGAAGATCTCCCCGTCGATGCCGGCCGCGCCGAAGTCATTTACCAGTACGACGGTCTTCCCGCCTCCCCTTTTCACGAAGTTCCTTATGAACGTGGTCTTTCCCGCGCCCAGGAGTCCGCACACTACCGTTGTTTTCATGCGATCAACCTCATCGTGAACCGATCGAACCTGAAGCATGTTAATCACAGAGATACAGGGAAAGTTAAAATCCGTAAGCAGTTTACACAGATTTTAAAACCAGCCCTGAATCCTGTCTTTAAAGACTTGGTCTGCGTCAATCTGTGCAGTCTGTGGAAAAATACTTCCTCAGCTTCTTTCTGCGTCCCTGGCGTCTTCGCGGTGAACGGTTCTTCTTGCCTCAAATATCTTGGATCTTGCAATGACGATGCCACGGGCAGAAATCGCAAGTTCAGGGTGGCGACATTCGTCCCCGAAAGAGGGATAATATGATGAAAGGAGGCCGCCATGAAGATCAAGGATATCCTCCGAAAGAACGAACGCGGCTTCGCCCTGGAATTTTTCCCGCCTAAATCCGCAGAGGGAAAAAATGCCTTTATGAAGGTGGTCAACAGGCTCAGGGCCTATGATCCCCTGTATGTTTCCGTGACCTACGGGGCAGGCGGCACCACACGGGATAGGACGCTCAATACCCTCACATGGATCAAGGAGGAAACAGACCTTCCGGTGATGTCGCACCTCACCGGCATCGGCGCAACGAAGACTTCTCTGCGCGCGCTCCTGGAGGAGTACGAGGCACGGGGGATCGACAACATCCTCGCCCTGCGGGGCGACGAGCCGAAGAGCGTTCCCGACTTCGACCCGACAAAGGGCGAGTTCAGGTACGGCCGGGACCTCGTGGATTTCATCAACAAAACCGGCTCTTTCTCCATTGCAGTGGCTGTCTACCCCGAAGGACACCCTCAGTCGCCGAACATCGAGAAGGACATGGAATATACGAAGGAAAAGATCGATGCCGGCGCGGACTTTGCCATCACTCAGATGTTCTTCGACAATCGCTACTACTACGACTTTCAGGACCGTGCCGCGAAGCAGGGGATCACCATACCGATCCTGCCCGGCATCATGCCGATCGTGGACTGCAAAAAGGTCACGGAGTTCGCTAGCTTCTGCAATACAACGGTGCCGAGGGATATTCTGGACAGGATGGAACCCGTGATGGACATGCCCGAGGAGATACGAAAACTGGGCGTGGAATTCGCCGTCAGACAGTGCGAGGATCTGGTGAGGCACGGCGTGAATTATCTCCACTTTTACACCATGAACCGGTCCGACTCGGTGAGCGAAATAGTGAATGCAGTCGGAATAAAGTCGCAGGAATGACCATTCAAAAAATACTGTGCTGCTTCAGGAATGTGAGGCAATATACCTCGCAGGCTGGGGAATTTTTCAACTACTCTGTTACTGGAGATAATCCTAATCCACAGCTTTAAAACTTTTCCGCTGCTGTTGCTGTGCTTGCTCCTGTCTGCCGATTCAATTCCTGAAAGATATCTGTGGGATGACAGAAAAAAATGCCTGCAATTTCCGTTGATTCCAAGGCATCAGACTTGAACATCCAAAGCCGCTTACCGCGTTGGGGCGAAAAACGACGGCAAAAGCATCTGCCTTCTTCTTAACCCGTCCCTTTGCTTCCTGGCATTGCAGTTGCAACTATTTCTGCTGTTATGAAAGACATCATTCTCTGCTCCTCCAATCCCATCCTGATCAAAAGCCTCTACGGGCCCCTGAGAGACGAGGGGTATAGGGTGGACATCATCGAACACCCTGCCCGCGCGGTCCAGATGGTCATGCGCAGCCGGTACGACTTCATCATCGTTGATTCGGAGCCCTTTGGTCTTTCCGCGGAGGATGCAGTGCAGATCATCAAGGCCGTTGCGCCCGACCTGCCTATCCTGTTCGTGGGCGGCGACCAGGACGATTCGCCCACGGTCGGGATGCCCCTGGATCTCGAAAAATTCAAACAAACCATCCACAGCATCGCGGTCTGATGGTGGTATTCCACTCGGTACGAAGGGAGACGCTATGAAACCAAAGGAAGTAATACTCAAGGCATTTGAGGGCTCCAAGGGCGACCGGATTCCCGTGACCCTCTTCGGTGCGGGTATGTGGTCGATCAAGGACTACGGGACGACCTTCGAGGCGCTCGCCCACGATCCGCAGAAGATGGCCGATATGTGCGTGGCGGAGGCGGCGCGAATCCGAAGCGACGTCGTCTACGTCGGCTCAGGCTTTAACAACTTCCACGCCTCGGCGCTCGGCAAGGCCTTCGGGGTCGGGATGAAGTACCGCGAGATGGGCGCTCCCGACATGACCACCCACTTCATCAACTCCGAGGAGGACCTGGCGAAGCTCGACATCGCCGACGTACACAAGGAGCCGGTCGTCCAGACGGTGCTCGAGGCGACGCGGCGCGTCAAGAAGAAGATCGGCGACACCTACCTTGTGACAATGACCTGCTGGGGGCCGTTCACCCTCGCGGCGCGCTTCTGCGGCGAAGAGCAGTTCATGAAGGCGACCTTCAAGAAGCCGGCATTCGTCGAGAAGATGGTCGATTTCTGCGCCGACCTGCTGATCCATCTCTACGAGCCGCTGGTCAAGGACGGCATCGAGTGCCTCAGCATCGCCGATCCGACCGCCTCGGGAGATCTGATCAACAGGAAGCAGATGGAGCGCTTCGCGGTGCCGGGACTGAAGAAGCTCACCGGCTGGGCCAAGGCCAAGGGCGTGCACTCGATCCTGCACATCTGCGGGAACACCAGCGACCGGCTGGACCTGTTCCCGCCCACGGGGGCGAGCACGATCTTCTTCGACCAGAAAGTGGACATCGCCAAGGCCAAGGAGGCGCTGCAGGGAAAAATGAGCTACGGGGGCAACGTCGCGCCGGTGCACGTGTTGCTCAACCAGGACGTGGCGGGGGTGGAGAAGGCCTGCCGCGAGCTCATCGAGGTCGCTGGTTCGGACGGCGGGTTCATCCTGGTGCCCGGGTGCGACATCCCGCCGACGATTCCCTACGAGAATCTCCGGAAGTTCCACGACGTGGCGCTGGAGTGGAAACGGTAAACCCGTTCGAGAACACGTTCTTGATCGCCCCGTGTATGAGGCTTTCTACTGTTCCTCTCTGTTGAGAAGTATCGACCAGCGATTTGAGCCGGCGGTTTTCTCTACCGGGGTAAAAGAAGGAGGTGATGCGGTTCGGTTTCGCGAAAGAAGCGAAAGGAGGTTTCCTTCGTGGGTATTTTGGATGAATTGAAGAAACTGTTCTTCGGGGCGCAGAAAGCGTCCACACAAGGGGAGGTAACAAAAATGGCAGACAAGAAAATGACCGTGGAAGAAGTCAATGAGTACATGAAGAAGCAGTGCGGGTTCGTGCCACGCATGTTCCAGATCATCAACACCGTGACGCCGGAGCCGGGCAGGACCTTTGCCGATTTCTACGCCAGCATCTTCGGCGACGGCGCCCTGTCGCGCAAGCACAAGGAGCTGATGTTCATGTCCGGCGGCGTTGCCTATTGTTCGCCGCGCTGCATCATCCATGTGATACCCGCGATCAACGCGGGTGCGACCACCGGCGAAATCTTCGAGGCTGCCTCGGTCGGCATGATCCTCGGGGGCTTCGTGCCCGGCGGACCCGGCATCCCCTACGCCTTCGAATATGCCCTGAAGGTCCTCGATATCGAGGCCAAGTTCCGGAAGGGCGAGAAGTGGGAGTACCTGCCGCAACCCAAATTCGACCACGGTGTATTCTAACCCAATACTATCGACGGGGGAGCGGTTCGAAGGCTCCCCCGTTTTTCGGACTCATACGGAACACGGCTTCGAGCCGGAAGCAACAAAGAGATATCCACCGGTCCGCGTTGCGGGACACACCGTGGTGGACACCACTATGTCCAGAGACGGATTTCGCGCATAACAATTAAAGGGGATTGCCGATGTTTCAATTTAAAAAAGATCAGAAAGTCTTCAACCTCGCCGGGATCAAGGTCGGGGGACAGCCCGGCGAGAACCCGCCGCTTCAGATCGCATCCATGTTCCACAACAAGGACCGGATCGTGACCGACCGGAAAGGGAATTTCGACCGCGCAAAGGCCGCGGATCTCATCAAAACGATGGAGCAGCTTTCGGCCTCCACCGGAATTCCGTCCATGGTGGCCATGGTGGCTAACTCGCCGGAAGAGGCGAAGATCTATATCGACTTTTATCGCGAGACGACCACCATGCCTTTCGGCATCGACATGTGGGTCGCGGAAAAACGCGCGCAGGCCACGGAATATGTAGCCAAACTGGGACTGCAGGACAAGTTCCTCTATAACAGCATCACGCCCTGGGACAAGGACATCAAGGGCCAGATCCAAAAGCTCAAAGACCTCGGGATCAAGCATGTCGTGGTACAGGCCTTCGACGACGCCGACCAGTCGCCGGCCGGCCGGCTCAAGTCCCTGGAAACGATCCTCGCCCAGGGCGCGAACAGCTTCGAGACCGTCATCGTCGACACCTCGGTCATGAATCTGCCCGCAACGTCGTTCTCGCTCGTCGCAAACCGGATGATCAAGGAAAAGCTCGGCCTCCCCTGCGGCGGAGCCTATTCGAACGGTACGCACATGTGGAAGGAGGCGAAGACCATCTGGAGCCTCGACGGGTTCAAGGCCATGGACGCCGTGATTCAGGGCATGGCTTCGGCGCTGTGGAGCGATTTCAATTTCTGCGGCCCCATCGTAACGATGCCGCGGATCATCCCGGCAGTGGCAGCAGCGCACGTCCTGCTTTCCACACTGGTCTATGACGAAACGCAAAAGATCTCGGACAATCCCAATCTCCCGATCAAGAAGTACTTTTCGGAATTCCTGGGAAAACTGACCGCGGGAGCAGCAAGAAAATAATCTTCTTCACCACGGATACACAGAGACAGGGAGAAAAGCATTAAAAGATGAGGCTGAACTCCCGTTATAAAAGTGAGCGGCCTGAACCTTCGTTTTTCTCCGTGCCTCCGCCTGCACCCGGTGCTTACGAGTGCGAACGCGCGAGTGCCGTGGTGTGACTCCGGGGTTAAAATGAAATTCTGCAATTTCGGACTGACTTTGAAACTGTAAGGAGGATGCATGACGACAATGAATGCAAGAGAACGGGTGTTAAAGCTGTTTGCCGGCGAGGCAGTGGACCGGCCGCCGTGCTTCAGCGGCATGGGCAACGTGACCACCGAGGGGTTGAAGTCGCTCAACCAGAAGTTCGCGGCCACGCACCTTGACGCGAAGATGATGGCCGCGGCGGCGGCCACGACGTACAAGCTGTTCGGGTTCGAGAGTGCGGTCGCTCCTTTCGATCTCTGCATCGAGGCCGAGGCCATGGGGTGCGAGATCAACGTCTACGCTCATTCCGAGGACCTACTCTACCCCACGATCAAGAAGAAGCTGATACACAACGAGGCCGAGATGGAGATCTCCATCCCCTCCGACATCACCACGCGCGGCAGAGTCCCGCTCATGGTGGAAGCGATCAAAATGCTCAAGAAGGACATCGGGACCGAGGCCGCCGTGGGTTCCTACGTCCTGGGGCCCTTCACGCTCGCGGGGCAGGTCATGGAGCTGAACGACCTTCTGAAGCTGTCCTTCAAAAAGCCCGACAAGATCGGTAAATTGCTCGACCAGCTGTCGGACGTCATCATCCAGGTCGCGGGCCAGTACGAAAAGGCCGGCGTGGACTACATCACCGTCCGGGAGATGGGCGCGACTTCGGATGTGCTCTCCCCCCGCGTGTTCAAGAGCCTCATTTTGCCCTACCTCAAGAAGATCATTGCAAAGATCACCGTACCGACCGCGCTCCACATCTGCGGCAAGACGAACGATATCGTTCCCTTCATGGTCGAGAGCGGGGCGAAGGCGATAAGCGTGGACCAGAAGAATGACATCGCCGAGACGCGCAAGATACTCGGCCCCAAGGCGCTCGTGTTCGGGAACTACGATCCCTACAATGTGCTGGTGGCGGGAACGCCGGACCTGGTGCGCAAGACGATCAAGAAATGCATGGACGACGGCGTGAGCGCGGTCTGGCCCGGGTGCGACATCTGGCCCACGGTTCCGGCCGAGAATATAAAAACTATGATGGACGAAGTCAGAAAGTATAGGAGGTAGTCCTATGGTAACCGCAGAAAAGAAGCAAGAGCTGTTGGCAAAATTACGGAGCGCTGTGATTGCATACGACGAGGACACGGCCAAAGAGGCGTCCAATGAAGCTCTCGCCGAGGGCCTGGATGCCAATGACGCCATCTTCAACGGTCTGGTCTCCGGAATGGTCGAGGTGGGGCGCATGTTTGAGTCCCAGGAGTATTTCGTACCCGAGCTCCTTATGTGCGCCGACGCGCTGTATGCAGGCTTGGACATCTTGAAGCCCCATGTGACCCAGCTCGATCTCGGCGTCAAGGGGTCGGTTGTGATCGGGACGGTGGAAGGCGACGTTCACGACATCGGCAAGAACATCGTGAAGATGATGTTTGACGTGGCCGGCTTCACGGTCTACGACCTCGGACGCGACGTGCCCCTCGACAAGTTCGTGGCCGAGCAGCTCCGGACCGACTCGGACCTCGTTTGTCTCTCGGCCATGATGACCACGACCATGACGGGAATGAAAAAGGTGATCGACGACATCCGGACAAAGAACCCCAATGTCAAGATCATGATCGGCGGCGCTCCCGTTTCCCAGGATGTAGCCGACAAGTACGGCGCCGACGGCTATGCCAAGGACGCGACCAATGCCTTGAAGGACGCGATCAACATGGTCGAATCTCTCAAGAAGATGAAAGATGAGGTCGAAGCAAAGAAAAAGAAATGAAAAAACTGCTCAGAAATGAGCTGCTCGACCACGGTGCCGCCGTGGTCGGGTTCGCCTGTCTCAAAGGCCATATGAGCGGTGAGATCGCCCATCTCGACAGGGCTGTGTCCATCGGCGTTGACCGCAGGCTGAACGAGGACACACTTGCGCTCCTCGTGAAGCTCCAGAAGCGCGCCGTCCGGTTCCTGAAATCCCGGGGGTTCCGGACGCTGGCCATCCCGCCGGACTCGGACCGGAGAAAAGGGACTTTCATTTCGAAGCTCTATTCGCTGTTCAACCACAAGATGGCGGCAACATCCTGCGGCATCGGCTGGGTCGGGAAGAACGGACTCCTGATCAGTCCGGACTTCGGGCCCCGACTGTCGCTGGTCACGGTATTGACGGACGCTTCGTTAGAACCTGACGCACCCATGGAGCACAGCCTCTGCGGCGACTGCGTTTTGTGCGTGCAGTACTGCCCATCGAAGGCGATCACGGGATTGGAATGGTCCCGGTCCTCGCCTTTCGTTGAACTGGTCAGGCTCAGCGTCTGCAGGAGCCATAAAAAAACCAAACGGCTGACCGAGGGAAAGCCGAACTGCGGACTCTGCATCAACATATGCCCCTATGGCAGGAAAGACGAAAGCGGGGAAAAAATAATTACCAACGGTGTCACGGCTGCACGAGGAGATCATTACTAAGTTCTGACGTGAAATCTAAGTTACGTACCTGCAATGCTTCTCAACGTTGCCGGAGCTCTTATCCTTTCGCTTCTCTCCGTGACTCAGCCCGCACCCGGCGCTTACGAGTGA
This region includes:
- a CDS encoding cobalamin-dependent protein (Presence of a B(12) (cobalamin)-binding domain implies dependence on cobalamin itself, in one of its several forms, or in some unusual lineages, dependence on a cobalamin-like analog.), whose amino-acid sequence is MVTAEKKQELLAKLRSAVIAYDEDTAKEASNEALAEGLDANDAIFNGLVSGMVEVGRMFESQEYFVPELLMCADALYAGLDILKPHVTQLDLGVKGSVVIGTVEGDVHDIGKNIVKMMFDVAGFTVYDLGRDVPLDKFVAEQLRTDSDLVCLSAMMTTTMTGMKKVIDDIRTKNPNVKIMIGGAPVSQDVADKYGADGYAKDATNALKDAINMVESLKKMKDEVEAKKKK
- a CDS encoding carboxymuconolactone decarboxylase family protein, whose translation is MADKKMTVEEVNEYMKKQCGFVPRMFQIINTVTPEPGRTFADFYASIFGDGALSRKHKELMFMSGGVAYCSPRCIIHVIPAINAGATTGEIFEAASVGMILGGFVPGGPGIPYAFEYALKVLDIEAKFRKGEKWEYLPQPKFDHGVF
- the metF gene encoding methylenetetrahydrofolate reductase [NAD(P)H], with amino-acid sequence MKIKDILRKNERGFALEFFPPKSAEGKNAFMKVVNRLRAYDPLYVSVTYGAGGTTRDRTLNTLTWIKEETDLPVMSHLTGIGATKTSLRALLEEYEARGIDNILALRGDEPKSVPDFDPTKGEFRYGRDLVDFINKTGSFSIAVAVYPEGHPQSPNIEKDMEYTKEKIDAGADFAITQMFFDNRYYYDFQDRAAKQGITIPILPGIMPIVDCKKVTEFASFCNTTVPRDILDRMEPVMDMPEEIRKLGVEFAVRQCEDLVRHGVNYLHFYTMNRSDSVSEIVNAVGIKSQE
- a CDS encoding 4Fe-4S double cluster binding domain-containing protein; protein product: MKKLLRNELLDHGAAVVGFACLKGHMSGEIAHLDRAVSIGVDRRLNEDTLALLVKLQKRAVRFLKSRGFRTLAIPPDSDRRKGTFISKLYSLFNHKMAATSCGIGWVGKNGLLISPDFGPRLSLVTVLTDASLEPDAPMEHSLCGDCVLCVQYCPSKAITGLEWSRSSPFVELVRLSVCRSHKKTKRLTEGKPNCGLCINICPYGRKDESGEKIITNGVTAARGDHY
- a CDS encoding MtaA/CmuA family methyltransferase, whose protein sequence is MTTMNARERVLKLFAGEAVDRPPCFSGMGNVTTEGLKSLNQKFAATHLDAKMMAAAAATTYKLFGFESAVAPFDLCIEAEAMGCEINVYAHSEDLLYPTIKKKLIHNEAEMEISIPSDITTRGRVPLMVEAIKMLKKDIGTEAAVGSYVLGPFTLAGQVMELNDLLKLSFKKPDKIGKLLDQLSDVIIQVAGQYEKAGVDYITVREMGATSDVLSPRVFKSLILPYLKKIIAKITVPTALHICGKTNDIVPFMVESGAKAISVDQKNDIAETRKILGPKALVFGNYDPYNVLVAGTPDLVRKTIKKCMDDGVSAVWPGCDIWPTVPAENIKTMMDEVRKYRR
- a CDS encoding tetrahydromethanopterin S-methyltransferase subunit H gives rise to the protein MFQFKKDQKVFNLAGIKVGGQPGENPPLQIASMFHNKDRIVTDRKGNFDRAKAADLIKTMEQLSASTGIPSMVAMVANSPEEAKIYIDFYRETTTMPFGIDMWVAEKRAQATEYVAKLGLQDKFLYNSITPWDKDIKGQIQKLKDLGIKHVVVQAFDDADQSPAGRLKSLETILAQGANSFETVIVDTSVMNLPATSFSLVANRMIKEKLGLPCGGAYSNGTHMWKEAKTIWSLDGFKAMDAVIQGMASALWSDFNFCGPIVTMPRIIPAVAAAHVLLSTLVYDETQKISDNPNLPIKKYFSEFLGKLTAGAARK
- a CDS encoding GTP-binding protein; translated protein: MKTTVVCGLLGAGKTTFIRNFVKRGGGKTVVLVNDFGAAGIDGEIFSAGGIETIELPSGCVCCTLKFDLITTIQKIMREFSPEHLVIEPSGVASASGVLEAVSSAGIGSATVIGIIDATEFTELYDSGMYGSFFEDQISNADIILVNKTDLAPEEQIVEAMDRIEAINPRAIQFRTANALVPVPLVDPLFAGERAAGKGMKSRAVGGPQEHFHFDTLSFRLNGETTLAHFSDFFADLAQGRYGDVARAKALIRSEEGPYRFDSVFGRVDRIRFEQDIKESRLVVIGEGLDKQAIEKTLPRGLCEGTQKTASRGSKTCTDDYGSDSNL
- a CDS encoding uroporphyrinogen decarboxylase family protein, which encodes MKPKEVILKAFEGSKGDRIPVTLFGAGMWSIKDYGTTFEALAHDPQKMADMCVAEAARIRSDVVYVGSGFNNFHASALGKAFGVGMKYREMGAPDMTTHFINSEEDLAKLDIADVHKEPVVQTVLEATRRVKKKIGDTYLVTMTCWGPFTLAARFCGEEQFMKATFKKPAFVEKMVDFCADLLIHLYEPLVKDGIECLSIADPTASGDLINRKQMERFAVPGLKKLTGWAKAKGVHSILHICGNTSDRLDLFPPTGASTIFFDQKVDIAKAKEALQGKMSYGGNVAPVHVLLNQDVAGVEKACRELIEVAGSDGGFILVPGCDIPPTIPYENLRKFHDVALEWKR